CAACAGTAACTAATACAGATGTATCTTCAATGCTTGCTAAAACAGCAGCTGAAGCTTGACGAGCAATAACACCGGTTTCTAGTGTTACTGTGTGTTGTCCATATTGAAAGGACTTGATAATTGCTTCCACAATCATACCTCATTTTATTAATAATAATTTTATCAACACACAGAGGAATATAAGAAAAGCTGTGAAATCAAAGATTTTTTAGTTTGCACTGTATCATTAGGTTGAGACTGTATGGCCTATACATATCAACAAAACAAACGAAAAAATCATTAATTTCTTAGTAGCAGTTGCTTATATCAACTGAATATTGATTCTCTTGTAAAATCCGCGCTTAGTATAAAGCCTATATACACTTTTACCAAGTGCAGATGCAAAAAAGGAGGCATAAGCCTCCTTTTTAAAATTTGTATACTATCGAATTAACGACGTAGACCTAAACGCTTGATTAGCGAAGTATAACGCTCAGTGTTTTTGCCTTTTAGATAATCTAAAAGACTACGACGAGTACTAACCATACGTAGAAGACCACGACGTGAGTGGAAATCGTGTTTGTGATCAGCAAAGTGACCTTGTAAGTGGTTAATTTGAGCAGTTAAAAGTGCAACTTGAACTTCAGGTGAACCTGTATCGCCTTCTTTTACAGCGTATTCAGCTACAATTTTCGCTTTTGCTTCAGTACTTAGTGACATAACATTCTCCAAATATTTACCAATTTATTAAACATAAATGGTAATGAGTTTACTAAATCCGTAGCCGATCACTAATTCAGCATACGGGTCGAAAGAGCGCGCTATTCTACCAGCGCAGCAAAATTATGCAAGTAACCTATTACTCAGCTGCATAATTAACTAGACGTTTTGGTGACAGCGTCATATGTTTTAATTCTGCGACCCCCAAAAATAAACCACTTTCATCATTTACACGAACCAATTCTGTACTTGCAGTTAATGTTGCAGTGACAGGATTACCATTTCTAAATGGCGTCAGCACCTCGTTTGGCACAACAACTTGATCAAGCATAAATGCAGCGCCATCCATCGGAAGCAATAACTCATCTAGGTATGTTCCTAAGTCAACCTCTTCATCGGTTGCTTTGTTACGTAATGCTTCTAGTGCTTCAATGGTCATCATTTTTTCGTATGGATAATGCCCAACTTTAGTGCGACGTAACACTGTAACATGCGCACCACAGCCCAGTGCTTCACCAAGATCATCAATTAAGCTACGAATGTAAGTTCCTTTACTGCAATGC
This is a stretch of genomic DNA from Flocculibacter collagenilyticus. It encodes these proteins:
- the rpsO gene encoding 30S ribosomal protein S15, which encodes MSLSTEAKAKIVAEYAVKEGDTGSPEVQVALLTAQINHLQGHFADHKHDFHSRRGLLRMVSTRRSLLDYLKGKNTERYTSLIKRLGLRR